The proteins below are encoded in one region of Fusobacterium sp. JB019:
- a CDS encoding glycosyltransferase family 4 protein, with product MKVLILANSSSGLWHFRGELLRKLIEDKYDVYISCPRGSYVYKVKELGCSYIETKISRRSKNIIEDFKLLKKYKKIINNIKPNVVLTYTIKPNIYGGMICRLLKIPYLANITGLGTALENKNFMQKILIYLYRIVFKNVNCVFFQNEENKQFFLKKGFNLKHYQLIPGSGVNLEKFALQKYPSEEKEINFVFISRIMKEKGIDQYLEVAEYIKNKYSNINFYICGSCEEDYIETLKKYEKKGYINYQGVVKDMHKFLENIHCTIHPTYYPEGISNVLLESCASGKPIITTNRSGCREIVDDNINGFIVKEKNTKDLIEKVEKFLKLSHEEKKKMGLNGRKKTEKQFDRNIVIDSYLKEINKIK from the coding sequence ATGAAAGTATTAATATTGGCAAATAGTTCTAGTGGATTATGGCATTTCAGAGGAGAGCTGTTAAGAAAGTTAATAGAAGATAAGTATGATGTATATATATCATGTCCTAGAGGAAGTTATGTTTACAAGGTAAAAGAATTAGGGTGTAGCTATATTGAGACTAAAATATCAAGGCGTAGCAAGAATATAATAGAAGATTTTAAATTATTAAAAAAATATAAAAAAATAATAAATAATATAAAGCCTAATGTTGTTTTGACGTATACTATAAAGCCAAATATTTATGGTGGAATGATTTGTAGATTATTAAAAATTCCATATTTAGCTAATATAACAGGATTAGGGACAGCTTTAGAAAACAAAAATTTTATGCAAAAAATTCTGATTTATTTATATAGGATTGTTTTTAAAAATGTAAATTGCGTATTTTTTCAAAATGAAGAGAATAAGCAATTTTTTTTAAAAAAAGGATTTAATTTAAAACATTACCAATTAATACCTGGGTCTGGAGTAAATTTAGAAAAATTTGCATTACAAAAATATCCATCTGAGGAAAAAGAAATAAATTTTGTATTTATCAGTAGAATAATGAAAGAAAAAGGAATAGACCAATATTTAGAAGTTGCAGAATATATAAAAAATAAATATTCAAATATTAATTTTTATATTTGTGGATCTTGTGAGGAAGATTATATAGAAACACTTAAAAAATATGAAAAAAAAGGATATATAAATTATCAAGGTGTCGTAAAAGATATGCATAAATTTTTAGAAAATATTCATTGTACAATCCACCCTACTTATTATCCTGAAGGAATTTCAAATGTTTTACTAGAAAGTTGTGCATCAGGGAAGCCTATTATAACAACTAATAGAAGTGGTTGTAGAGAAATTGTTGATGATAATATAAATGGTTTTATAGTAAAAGAAAAAAATACTAAGGATTTAATTGAAAAAGTTGAAAAATTTTTAAAACTTTCCCATGAAGAAAAGAAAAAAATGGGATTAAATGGTAGAAAAAAAACAGAAAAACAATTTGATAGAAATATAGTTATTGATTCTTATTTAAAAGAAATAAATAAAATTAAATAA